The Natrinema saccharevitans genome includes the window CGCCGTTGCGGCCGGCGTCCGCGCGGCCAGCGTCGTTGACGATCGCCACGTAGGCGTCGTCGGTCCGCTCCTCGCGGACGATCTCGACCGCCTGCTCGTAGTTGCGCCAGCAGTTATAGAGGACGATCACGAAGTCCGAGATTGCCGCGGCGCGCAGTTTCTCCTCGATCTCGTCCCAGCCGCGCCACTTGTCCGACAGCGAGACCGTACAGAAGTCGTTACACAGCGGCGCGCCGACGTTGGCCGAGCCGCCAAGCGCCGCGGTGAGTCCGGGCACGATCTCGATCGGAATGTCCGTCGCGTCCTCTTCCTCGGCCATCTTGAAGATGAGGTCGGACTTGCCGTAGACCGACGGATCGCCGCCGGAAACGTGAGCCACGTCCTTTCCTTCGCGGACGTATTCGAACGCCGCGCGGGCGAGTTCGATCTGGCGGCCCATCGTCGAGCGGACGATCTCCTGCTCGAAGCCATCGTCTCGGATCGCGATACCGTCCTCGTTGGTTTCATCTTCCGGCAGTAGGGTGCCGTCGTCCCGCAGGAACTCCTGATAGAGGCTCGAGGCGATGACCACGTCCGCGGTCTCGATGACCTCTTTGGCCCGCTCGGTCATGTGGTCGGGAAGCCCGGGACCGATACCGACGACGTAGAGGGTGCCGTGGTCGTCGGGGGTGCCGCCGGCCGTCGCGTCGATGGACTCGGCGTCGGAACTCATCGGCCGATCGCCACCGTGACCTCGTTCTCGTAGCTGATCTTCTCGAGGACCAGCTCCTGTTCGGCACCGCCTGCGATCGCGGCGGCCTCGGAGACGCCGGGCCAGCCGATCAGCTCCTTCG containing:
- a CDS encoding precorrin-3B C(17)-methyltransferase, yielding MSSDAESIDATAGGTPDDHGTLYVVGIGPGLPDHMTERAKEVIETADVVIASSLYQEFLRDDGTLLPEDETNEDGIAIRDDGFEQEIVRSTMGRQIELARAAFEYVREGKDVAHVSGGDPSVYGKSDLIFKMAEEEDATDIPIEIVPGLTAALGGSANVGAPLCNDFCTVSLSDKWRGWDEIEEKLRAAAISDFVIVLYNCWRNYEQAVEIVREERTDDAYVAIVNDAGRADAGRNGESQFITTLGEAADHDDKVSGMGTSLIIGTHETETWRNDDRTYLVTPRGGRDVDDF